Sequence from the Ziziphus jujuba cultivar Dongzao chromosome 9, ASM3175591v1 genome:
CCTGTACTAGATTACCTTCCGTTTCTCTGTCAATGCTCTAAAGCAATAATTTGGCAAAGTTCAACGTGTACAGAACCTTACACGCTTTACTGGAATTGCATAACAAAACCCAGAAGCAAGGTAGCTACCAAGACTCAGTTTGCAATTACAAGCCAATAAAGTCTTTAACTGCTGGATGCTGGCAAGCCATGTTTTAACCTTTGTATTCTCAAATATGAAAATGGAAAAACGAGTATTTGAACACTTGTTAATCAGTTGCAGTTATGATTTGGCTTAAGTTCATTCTGATTTCTTCCAAATACGGAAAAGCTACTACCTGCCCATTTCATACTTACAAGAACATAATCAACAATTTTACATTTCATATAGCCTGCTTGATATCTATACTGACGGATGTAAAGTGGAATCCACTCCAACAAATTCCATCATTATGGTTCAAGATGGATTTTACATACCGATCAAGATTGATCTTAGTCTCCCTCAAAAATGTTGATATCAGTCAATCAGAGCCAAAATTTATAAAGGATAGCGGAGCATTGAAACACCACAAACCAggaaaagagatttttttttataaaaaaaagtttggtaATCATTTTAAGTAACTAAATTAGGTGTATGTACTAAATTAGGTGTATGTCAGAAATCCCCAACCCAAATGATGATCGAACATAGGGGAagggaaaatgaaaatgagggcacttctatatatttaaacatCATTATGTAAAAACTGAAGAAAAATATTGCATTTGCAACCGGTATACAAACAAACTTTTAATCCTCATTTCTTCAATTGCCCGCCAATAGTCATACGGAAGAATAACAGCTCCCAAAAGGCGGGTCCTAGttgtctttcttttctcttgcaCTAATGGGCAGACAGGTTaattactttttcatatttcaaGAGCCACATTATTGGATTAAGTACTTGACAGGACAGGCATTTGATAATACAAAATACAACAACTGGAATAATCCCCAAGGTGCATACTCATAGCTAGTAGAGAATCCGATCCAATTAATTCACGAAAAAAGAGATATTTGAGTGGCAGAAGAAGAAATAGCATCTGTAGAGTGTAGGAGGAGTCAAATCTCTGTCCATTAGTTATGTAGAAAGACtaagaattttttctttttctttcttttcttcttttgtttttgggtcaCTAGCTATAAGTTCCAAAGTAATGCTATTGGCAAAGAGTCAAAGGAACCATTGAAGAACTACAAAAAGCGAAAGTACCTGGTGGTGTCTGCCATAATTTTTGAACCCTCCTGCACTTTTCCCACCAGGGCTCCTTTGAATCCGCTATCATCTTTTGATCAAGAGAAGCTTCAAGTATGTTAGGAACTTTTGAGAGAAGTGAAACAGGTTTCTTTTGTTCCTCAATATTAGGACGAACGGGAACTTTAGATGCCAGAGGAAGAATGCTGGCCTGAGAGGTTGAAGATTTGTTAGAGGATTGAATTTTTGCTTCTTTATTTGAATTAGATGAACCTGCTTTCCCATATTTGCTCTGCATCCATTGTGCACGCATTTTTGCCTTTTGGATATCATCAGCAGACATTGGACGGCCCTGACTGATGGGTGCAGCTCTTGCAGCCTGCGTGCTTCTTCCAGCTGTTTTCTGGCCTGGCTGTTCTACCATCTGGACTTTTCTGCGTTCTTTAATTTCTGCTACAAGCTAAGGAAATGAACTCTTATATTCTACAGTACGAAGGAGCTAATACTGCCATAACTATAAATGAACTGTACATAACTTTGTTTCAGTTTCAACACGATTAATTACATTCAGATTACGACCAAAATACTGATGTGAACTTGGATCCAACCTTTTCAAGAGGTTTTAACTTTGAACTCAAGAATTCAATTTTTCAAGATACTTCATCCTTTAACTCAATaaaatttgcttttatttatttatttattttttttatacaagcctctaaattccaatattttaatttttttatagaaagaaaaaaggatacCTTAATAGATTgtttaattgtaaaattaatatatgaacaaataattgttatattacttctttgaaagaaaaacatataaacTAAACAACAAAATGAGATCATAAGGATACGGGTTATACCCAGGACTTGCTTCTTGTTAGAATCATCTGAAGATGCTGGCAATAGTTTCAATGTTTGCATGGGTTCAGATTTCCTGAACAAGAAATTTATACTGAAACCTCAAGTTGCAAAATAAATATGCCACCAAAgctaaatgtatatatatatatatatatatatatatctgaacaaaaaaatgtttgtaCCTGAAATTCTCTGAACTATCATAAGGGGAAGCAAGGATGTTTCCCTGCATAATAAGAAGGTAAGATCATAAAACATCATGCAACTTACTCCCAGTTTAAGCAACTttcacattaattttttatgaagcACTTACAGTAAAATCAATATTCGACTGCCATGGTTCATAACCAACTACATCATCAATACTGCAGGTAATCGAGTGATGAGTTAGAATCCAATCTAAAAATCCAATGTGGGTGAACAATATAGATATGCACTTGCCTCTGCTTCAGCATTAACTCTTGTTGTGCATCACTAGATGATTTCATGCCATTTGGTTTCTTCAAAGCTTGGCTTCTGGCTAATAATTTACTCAATCTTGCTAACAAAACCCTTGCCCTGTTTGATATGTCTGATCTCCAAATCAGATAAATGAGATTCAAAATATTCACAAGGTGCATATAAAAAATGCAGCTGAAGCACAAAACTTGTTTATTCCTATAAAAGTAACTTCAAAATTATGTATGCCTTTAACATTGAGGTAAAACTACAAACaggataaaagaaagaaagcaaagGTGAGAAGCACATGATAGTTTCTGCAATAAAAAGCACACCTGATGTCCTGTAAAACCGCAGTCTGTTAACGCTTTGCAGTACGGCTGACATATGTACAGGAACAGCTTTATGCAAAGGCAAATGACAAAGAACCTGTGCAGTAGTTATTTAATGCAACCATAAGCAATGTTTTCCAATACATCACGTAGACAATTACTAAGGTAATTGCACACATCATAcctttaaaataacaaaaagaacaGTTGTTTGTTCTTCTGTGGCTGCTTGACTCAACCATGTTGCTAAAATCATCACACCACCTTTATTTAAAAACCTGCATGCAAGTAATCACATGGTTGgatcaaaaaaccaaaaaaatggtATAACATACAAGCTTATATAGTGATTTGATATGTACCAACATAATACTGTAGAATTTTGTATCCGCAAGATCCACTCCATCAATTTCACCTGCCCAGAAAATGTTTCTTCCTTCCGCATCAAAGTGAAAATATTCTCAACAAATTGTTTATCTAAGTCATCTATGCCAGGTAGGGCATCATCTTGTGTTGAGCAAGATGGTGCTTCTTCTACACTTGTAGGGACAACAGTGTTTAAGGGAACAGGATCAATGGGCATCAAAGCACCTGAGGTTGCTGAGATCCCATCATGTGGTTCTGTATATTCATTGGATCTGATGGTTTTCTCCCTGGACAAGCGGACTACTTTCCTTACTCTTGAACGTTGGCTGGTAAAAAATTCACGAACCTATGAATCACCACAAGTTGtaagtaataatttaaaaacttttttacaaagtaccaaaaaaatataaaatataaaataaaataaaaaacaaatatacaataatttttattttaaacctGCGTGACGGTAACTCCATATAGAGCACTGATCTCACGAGATTCCTTCTTACTAATTGCATCTTTAATAGCGAAAACGGATTGCATATACTTAACAGCCTTAGGATTTAGCAGATCTCGAGGTCTTTTTCCTGCCAATGAATGATGTAATTAGATTTGACCACAAGAAATAAACACAAGCAGCTGTAACTTCAGCAATCTAAAAAGCATCattaaaaatacagtaaacacacacacataaatcaataaatgaaaAGGTCATAACCAAGATTGAATGTCCTGAAACTGATAAATTCTCCATCTCATTAATTTTATAAgcgtttaaaataatttaactgCTTTACTAAGACCAAAAAATAAGAAGGAAGGAAAAGCAACAAGTAGAAATTGTATATAAGGTGTACAGCAGGATCCATCTTGTTAGTACTCTCTCTTTCACCTCTAATAAAATTGTCAGTCATGACACATGAAATCTAATCATTACCAGCCAACTTCTCAAAGCAACTATTGTTTAGTTAGGCATGCATCGCCAGATGCATATATCTTGGTTATTAATTAAACCCACAGACATATAGTAAACGAACAAGTACCAAATATCTCCTTTGAATCTCCAAACAATAAGATTAACAAATACAGATATTCTGTTtacaaaagaaaagcaaaactcTAACAAGACTTACCAATATTTATAGAGAGAGCACCAGCTGCCTGCATAGAGcaaaaaaatttatgagaaTATCATCATATCAAAAATGTATGTGTGTGAGATGCACAAATAATGATTGGGCAAGATAATATGATAAAAGCACAAACCAACAGATTGAACTAATACATGCTATCATATAGGACTATAAGTAAAAGAACTAACTACACTAAATCACAACAACTAAAATTCTAAATAGATTCAATATAGGAACAGAGTACAGTGTTTACATAAAATCCTATAGAAAAATTATGTTCTAGATGACAAATTTTGCTATGCTACTAGATTGAAGATTTAATTGTATGTATGCAATCCCAATTTCATCCTGTATAAATATGCTACACTTTGAAAACATATCTTTATGTATTCAAGTACAAGTTCTAGGTAGCATCGATTAGAAATACTCTCCTCCTCCTTTTATGACTTGCCTTCCTTGTATATTTCGATTGTTTCTATAAATTTCATAAGGAAACGCATCAGAAGTATTACAGGAAATATCTTATGTGCTAAGAAGATAAGTCACAGCCTTAGTGCATCCTAATTCAGAGCAATTCGTTGTTGTTTTCTTATATCTTCTCCGCGACAGAACAaataaaaacgaaaagaaaTTCCAAGAACGCACCATTTCTTGAGAGAGAGGATTGACACCGGTGAGTTGGCATTGTGTGACTACGATTTTCTGGAGCTGATCGATCTGACTGTGGAATAGCTCTCTCTGTGAGTTCAAGAACTTCTGGAACGACTGCGCCGAGCTTCCAATCTCTAGCTCCGAAAAATCCTCTTTCAGAGCCTCCATTGCCGACCTCAAAGCTCGAAACCCAGAATCTCAGTGTATATGAGAACCACACAGACATGCATTAAGAATCTGCAGCTAAAGATTAATCTCTGATTCCTCGAAATAAATTAGGGTTGGGGTTGGGAGGGGTTTGGCAATTAGAGACAAAGAGAGACATTTTccaaagagaaaatatagaGATGCGAATAGGATAGAATCGGAGCAGGAAACTAAAACCCCAAGGCCACACGTGCGAACGTATTGCACTCGCGCCAACTGTATTTGGCGCGTgttaccttttttctttttttcttataattggTGCtacctaattttattttattttttttggtatttatttataaaatcttttaaagtaaattttttttttaatgttgtaaTTCGATATTGtggattttttttccattaaaattgaaaaatatgtggAGTGttaatgtaattttcttttatcttcttgacatcagattttttttttatttaggcatcataatattcatatataatttttttaaaacaataaaataagaataaaaaaataccaaacatGTATTGAATTGGATTTTTATCAACTTTCCATTGTCCTTGAAAGtatttaaattacattttaaacAATGACAATTTATTTTACTAAACGACAAGTATTaaaataacattatatatatatatatatatgtatatattgaccTAAAATGCTTATATAACCACTAAATGATCAAAAAATAGATATTCGATACATATACAAACTGACCCATCTTgagtaaaataattcaaaactcCAATCATTTTAATCctataatttaattacaaatgATATTACATGGTTtgatattaatttcatattcatataatttaaatattaataaataaattatttttaaatgaataagtaatttttctcttaataaaatatttctgttaaaaaaaaaaatctacactACTTAAACAGTTAAGATCCATAATCACATATCATTCAATTTAAAAACAGTTTGATTTATTAATCCAACTATTGGTAAAGTTTAAAATGTTTAGAACTAATTCTAAATCTTAAACATTTTCAATGTATTTTTAAGTTTGATCCGGTATTAAACCACTAAAAATACACCCTTTTTAAGTTAGAATATGCtgtaagccaaataaaaaatctaatttataCGCTTTCACTATAAATACGAAGTTTCAAACAAATTGGAAAAGTTAATCAATTTGGTTTTATGTTGTCTTTAGTTCGAAGGCAAATTACGTAGAGACAtccttcataattatttttttatttactgtgGACTTAGTGAAAATTAATATTCTCAGATTcgataattttatttgtttggattTAGAAAGACGCCTGTGCTGTGCGCTTGGGAGTAGAAAATAGAAATTAGGAGATAGTAGGAGTTTCTTATAGGgag
This genomic interval carries:
- the LOC107426355 gene encoding homeobox protein LUMINIDEPENDENS isoform X2, whose amino-acid sequence is MEALKEDFSELEIGSSAQSFQKFLNSQRELFHSQIDQLQKIVVTQCQLTGVNPLSQEMAAGALSINIGKRPRDLLNPKAVKYMQSVFAIKDAISKKESREISALYGVTVTQVREFFTSQRSRVRKVVRLSREKTIRSNEYTEPHDGISATSGALMPIDPVPLNTVVPTSVEEAPSCSTQDDALPGIDDLDKQFVENIFTLMRKEETFSGQVKLMEWILRIQNSTVLCWFLNKGGVMILATWLSQAATEEQTTVLFVILKVLCHLPLHKAVPVHMSAVLQSVNRLRFYRTSDISNRARVLLARLSKLLARSQALKKPNGMKSSSDAQQELMLKQSIDDVVGYEPWQSNIDFTGNILASPYDSSENFSINFLFRKSEPMQTLKLLPASSDDSNKKQVLGITQRRKVQMVEQPGQKTAGRSTQAARAAPISQGRPMSADDIQKAKMRAQWMQSKYGKAGSSNSNKEAKIQSSNKSSTSQASILPLASKVPVRPNIEEQKKPVSLLSKVPNILEASLDQKMIADSKEPWWEKCRRVQKLWQTPPEIKLNHQWSVGAGENSKEVEVQKNRNNREKETIYQRIQEIPSNPKEPWDLEMDYDDTLTPEIPTQQLPDADNTETQATNQAINNVGTQGAPSQRVNNYASLQSITTSQTGSTSIAEPDLELLAVLLKNPELVFALTSGQASNLSSEETVKLLDMIKAGGSGLTSNMNGLDRQGEDNIGVSLPSPTPSSNPGTTGWRQEAVRNPFSQQTVLPNRATYISSEVATANSVPPPHISAAHISSLRQSASIPPYSHQTPASDVVMKNSPLTVTPFHNLHSASLPSMRVESTSSVKPSLISNAEERQRFPIPSNTLLPTTARPQIHPQQQQLLSGPSDPYTPVYSKQIGKPNPASESWRTTQGLPSFYRPLNQNNYNASLVGPEQPQLMSGPKWEGNEYVEEDDFESWSPDNSPVRNPEYMMGRSFPDARTNPGREYRPERMRQRNSSGYRDQNRYGNRRWRDRRR
- the LOC107426355 gene encoding homeobox protein LUMINIDEPENDENS isoform X1: MEALKEDFSELEIGSSAQSFQKFLNSQRELFHSQIDQLQKIVVTQCQLTGVNPLSQEMAAGALSINIGKRPRDLLNPKAVKYMQSVFAIKDAISKKESREISALYGVTVTQVREFFTSQRSRVRKVVRLSREKTIRSNEYTEPHDGISATSGALMPIDPVPLNTVVPTSVEEAPSCSTQDDALPGIDDLDKQFVENIFTLMRKEETFSGQVKLMEWILRIQNSTVLCWFLNKGGVMILATWLSQAATEEQTTVLFVILKVLCHLPLHKAVPVHMSAVLQSVNRLRFYRTSDISNRARVLLARLSKLLARSQALKKPNGMKSSSDAQQELMLKQSIDDVVGYEPWQSNIDFTGNILASPYDSSENFSINFLFRKSEPMQTLKLLPASSDDSNKKQVLGITQIKERRKVQMVEQPGQKTAGRSTQAARAAPISQGRPMSADDIQKAKMRAQWMQSKYGKAGSSNSNKEAKIQSSNKSSTSQASILPLASKVPVRPNIEEQKKPVSLLSKVPNILEASLDQKMIADSKEPWWEKCRRVQKLWQTPPEIKLNHQWSVGAGENSKEVEVQKNRNNREKETIYQRIQEIPSNPKEPWDLEMDYDDTLTPEIPTQQLPDADNTETQATNQAINNVGTQGAPSQRVNNYASLQSITTSQTGSTSIAEPDLELLAVLLKNPELVFALTSGQASNLSSEETVKLLDMIKAGGSGLTSNMNGLDRQGEDNIGVSLPSPTPSSNPGTTGWRQEAVRNPFSQQTVLPNRATYISSEVATANSVPPPHISAAHISSLRQSASIPPYSHQTPASDVVMKNSPLTVTPFHNLHSASLPSMRVESTSSVKPSLISNAEERQRFPIPSNTLLPTTARPQIHPQQQQLLSGPSDPYTPVYSKQIGKPNPASESWRTTQGLPSFYRPLNQNNYNASLVGPEQPQLMSGPKWEGNEYVEEDDFESWSPDNSPVRNPEYMMGRSFPDARTNPGREYRPERMRQRNSSGYRDQNRYGNRRWRDRRR
- the LOC107426355 gene encoding homeobox protein LUMINIDEPENDENS isoform X4, translating into MEALKEDFSELEIGSSAQSFQKFLNSQRELFHSQIDQLQKIVVTQCQLTGVNPLSQEMAAGALSINIGKRPRDLLNPKAVKYMQSVFAIKDAISKKESREISALYGVTVTQVREFFTSQRSRVRKVVRLSREKTIRSNEYTEPHDGISATSGALMPIDPVPLNTVVPTSVEEAPSCSTQDDALPGIDDLDKQFVENIFTLMRKEETFSGQVKLMEWILRIQNSTVLCWFLNKGGVMILATWLSQAATEEQTTVLFVILKVLCHLPLHKAVPVHMSAVLQSVNRLRFYRTSDISNRARVLLARLSKLLARSQALKKPNGMKSSSDAQQELMLKQSIDDVVGYEPWQSNIDFTGNILASPYDSSENFRKSEPMQTLKLLPASSDDSNKKQVLGITQRRKVQMVEQPGQKTAGRSTQAARAAPISQGRPMSADDIQKAKMRAQWMQSKYGKAGSSNSNKEAKIQSSNKSSTSQASILPLASKVPVRPNIEEQKKPVSLLSKVPNILEASLDQKMIADSKEPWWEKCRRVQKLWQTPPEIKLNHQWSVGAGENSKEVEVQKNRNNREKETIYQRIQEIPSNPKEPWDLEMDYDDTLTPEIPTQQLPDADNTETQATNQAINNVGTQGAPSQRVNNYASLQSITTSQTGSTSIAEPDLELLAVLLKNPELVFALTSGQASNLSSEETVKLLDMIKAGGSGLTSNMNGLDRQGEDNIGVSLPSPTPSSNPGTTGWRQEAVRNPFSQQTVLPNRATYISSEVATANSVPPPHISAAHISSLRQSASIPPYSHQTPASDVVMKNSPLTVTPFHNLHSASLPSMRVESTSSVKPSLISNAEERQRFPIPSNTLLPTTARPQIHPQQQQLLSGPSDPYTPVYSKQIGKPNPASESWRTTQGLPSFYRPLNQNNYNASLVGPEQPQLMSGPKWEGNEYVEEDDFESWSPDNSPVRNPEYMMGRSFPDARTNPGREYRPERMRQRNSSGYRDQNRYGNRRWRDRRR
- the LOC107426355 gene encoding homeobox protein LUMINIDEPENDENS isoform X3, with the translated sequence MEALKEDFSELEIGSSAQSFQKFLNSQRELFHSQIDQLQKIVVTQCQLTGVNPLSQEMAAGALSINIGKRPRDLLNPKAVKYMQSVFAIKDAISKKESREISALYGVTVTQVREFFTSQRSRVRKVVRLSREKTIRSNEYTEPHDGISATSGALMPIDPVPLNTVVPTSVEEAPSCSTQDDALPGIDDLDKQFVENIFTLMRKEETFSGQVKLMEWILRIQNSTVLCWFLNKGGVMILATWLSQAATEEQTTVLFVILKVLCHLPLHKAVPVHMSAVLQSVNRLRFYRTSDISNRARVLLARLSKLLARSQALKKPNGMKSSSDAQQELMLKQSIDDVVGYEPWQSNIDFTGNILASPYDSSENFRKSEPMQTLKLLPASSDDSNKKQVLGITQIKERRKVQMVEQPGQKTAGRSTQAARAAPISQGRPMSADDIQKAKMRAQWMQSKYGKAGSSNSNKEAKIQSSNKSSTSQASILPLASKVPVRPNIEEQKKPVSLLSKVPNILEASLDQKMIADSKEPWWEKCRRVQKLWQTPPEIKLNHQWSVGAGENSKEVEVQKNRNNREKETIYQRIQEIPSNPKEPWDLEMDYDDTLTPEIPTQQLPDADNTETQATNQAINNVGTQGAPSQRVNNYASLQSITTSQTGSTSIAEPDLELLAVLLKNPELVFALTSGQASNLSSEETVKLLDMIKAGGSGLTSNMNGLDRQGEDNIGVSLPSPTPSSNPGTTGWRQEAVRNPFSQQTVLPNRATYISSEVATANSVPPPHISAAHISSLRQSASIPPYSHQTPASDVVMKNSPLTVTPFHNLHSASLPSMRVESTSSVKPSLISNAEERQRFPIPSNTLLPTTARPQIHPQQQQLLSGPSDPYTPVYSKQIGKPNPASESWRTTQGLPSFYRPLNQNNYNASLVGPEQPQLMSGPKWEGNEYVEEDDFESWSPDNSPVRNPEYMMGRSFPDARTNPGREYRPERMRQRNSSGYRDQNRYGNRRWRDRRR